The sequence gctctcgTCTTAGGAAGTCAGAGCCCCACAGGCATTctaaggatttttttatctCACTGATTCCAAAACAGAACCATATGCCTGGCACTCTTCTCTTAAAAGCTTTCTAGTTGTCTAAGCTACAGTGAAAGTAAAACTTCTTTAGCTTTCAAAgccatttgctgctttttgaaaacatttctgaaattgAATCTACTGGATGTGCTGATATCAGCTGAGCATCAATGGGAAACATGTCACAGAGagacaaagggaagaaatggtTTAGAGAAGGAAGAGTTTGAGCTGTTCTTTGCCAAAGCAGTATGTTTTCCTTTACAACCACCCATTTCTGCTCCTGGCTCCTCTCCTCTAAGTGTCCCCTGCCTTTCCCTACAGTGCTGAGATGACTCAGTGGTCTGTGCTTTATAAAGCCACACTGAGGACTCTTTGCTAGCCATGCCCTGCATCCGCCTAACAGCATTTATTCCCCTGTTACTGCTGAACCAAAGAAGTGCTACTGCAAGGGCCTGCAGCCATGCTTGTCCTCCTGTGCCACAGAACTGACTCCATAAGCTAGAGGTGCATTACTTGAGAGGTTCTGTTCTCGTTGTCCCGTATCCGCTCCTTCACCAGCCGCACAAGGGACGCGATGTTGTAAAACTCAGCCTCTTCCAGCACCCCTGAGGAGGAACCCAAAGCACAGATTCTGTTACTTTGCACAGGATAGAATGAAGATGATTCTGTCACAAGGATGCAAACCTGCTGCTGACTGCGAATCTAGCCCAGATGTCAGAATCCCAAGTGTGCCACCCACCTCCTGCTCTCAGGCTAGGAGAAAATGCCTGACTAGCTGTCACCTCCTTTTGTGACTTAAGAGGATCTTTAAGAAAGATTATTCCCCTTTCCCTGGCATTATCAGAAATCTCATGGTACAATGTCTATTTCTTCACCCAGCCCCATCAAGGCAAAGCCCTCAGAGCTGCCTGTTTGGGGAGAACCATGGTCTGTGAGGGGCAGATGGGCTGTAACAGACCTTGGGCTCAGAACAGTGACAGGGTGTGCTGtgagctgcagcctctgctgttGGGAAGACACAGAATCTGATGACTTAATCCCTGCTAATGAGCAATTAACAGTACTAACAGCACTCTTGGGAAACTTGCTCACACTCTCACACCAGTTTATGGTGAGGGCTCCTGGATGTGCTATCAAACAACacttccagcctttcctgctctttttgtCTTACCTTCCTCTGCAAGCTCCTTGTTTATGATGAGCTTCCCGTGCCGGAGGTAGTTCAGTATTGGACCAAAGTACGTGGGGTCTCTGTCAATGAGATAGGCCCCGGTCTCATCCTGAGAGCAAAACAGGGATGGCTCAGTGGtaccaggaaaaaataatttcaatctAACACAATAAATCAAACAGTTTCTCTTTGAGAATCTGGATTCATTTGCCTGTGGGAGGTGTACAAATGATGCTACATTTaagccatttttctttttcagtatctGATCTACGAACATTGCAGCCCCAATAAGGCTGGCAGATCCTTACATGAAGCACTTGTACACACAGTTTATGAACCTGGAGAACAAAGCTGGGATTAGGAGGGCTTTTTCACTGCAGTAAGAACCAAAATCTGGCAGTTGTGTTCTGGCTAAGCCTATTCTCCAGACTAGTTTAACAAGGAGGCTCTGGAGGAAAATGGGATCTCAAGTTCTAGCTAAAGGCACCTGACAGCCAAAacagttcttttgtttttccctttccactACTGCAAACACTCATTGCAATTGTCCAGCCATGTGTTCAGGAATACAACAACTATTGGCACTAAATAACCATCAACTGACAGCCAAAAGCATCTCTTGAGCAGCTTTGAAGTGCAAGCCCTCTGCAGAACTCTCACATCCTTCTCTTAAGAACTTTGAAGCATTGTTTCTCCTGCCAATCTACTCTACAGCAATAAGAAACTCTGTAAACCCACTCTGAAATATCTCCTCTCCTCACTGATGCTACTGATATTTCAATCATAACCAGGATTTATCTTGTGAATAAACTCTGAATGAAGCAGCAACAGACTCGACTAATTCTGGCTGACTCACTCCCAACGTATTTACACCACCTTGTGCAGATGGTCCTATGGAAAATCTGCAATTGCAAGAATAATTGTTTGCAAATTCCTTACAATAAACTGCAGAGACTTCAAAACTGTCCAGCCATGCAAGGAATGTGCACCATGATCTTTTATGAGAATGaagtgaaatatattaaaaaccaaaccaacagcAAACATGCTCAGGGTGAGAAATTGTAACATTCCTGTTTCTAGGAGTTTCCTTCCCTGCTGTAACTTCCGGGGGAATGTGGGCTGCTCCTTGAGCGCAGTCCATGGGAGGTGGAGGGATCAGAACCTGTGGCATCTGGGTGTCACAGGCGCGAGGGCAGAGCCAAGTCCTGTTCTTGGGGATGCCACCACCTTCCTGACCGTGGGACACGAGGGACAAGCCGATGATGTGTCAGAGTGACGTGCCCCAAACCGTGGGACATCGGCTCATCCACAGCCTGGGCCCGGGGCCGTACAGGAGGCTCGGGGACAGCGGCAGCCGGGAGTGTTCCCCCGCTCGTGGGACAAGGCTGGGCGCCCTGTGACACCGGCTGCCATGGTGACTCAGGGAGGGGCTGTCCCGGTATGGGGgggtcccggccccgccgcggcctCACCTTGTCGGAGCCGAGCTCGGGCCCGTCCTGGCAGCAAAGACGGCACAGGAAGGACTTGGGCTCCCGGCACAGCGTTTGCCGGGTGCTCACGAAGTACGTGCCGCCCACGTTCAACCGCACCCACttggaggcggcggcggcgggcgagGACAGCGCCCCGGCGgaccccgccgccgctccggccGCGCGGGGGCTGGGCGGCCCCGGTGCCCCCCCGGGGCCCGGGCTGGGCGTGCGGCCCCTCGGCGGCCCCTCGGCCATGGCGGAGCCTCAGCGCCCGGCCGCCGCCATCGCCGCCCGCGCCGCTTCCGGCCCGCGCCGCTTCCGGGGATGATGACATCCGGTGAATCCGCGTTCTGATTGGGCGACGGGTGCCGAGGGGGCGGTACTTCCGGCGGCGGGGATTGCGGTGTCGGTCAGTGAAGGTGAGAGCGGGGCCGGGGAGCGGGAGGTGCTCGGGAAAGGGGTCCCGggcacagagagcagccagGGAGCCGGGGAGGGGGATCTGGAATCCCGAGGCTGGGGGACAGAACAGCCTGGGGACGTCCTCGGTGTTGGGAGGCTGGTGGGAGAGGACGGGGGCCAGCGTGAGGTCGCGGCGGAGCTCAGGAGCGACCCCCGTGTCCCGATCCCCCAGGATCCGCATTCTCTCCGTGTCCCgatccccccgtgtccccgtccCCCGTGTCCCGCCCCATCCCGCCCCCTCGGTGCCGCGTTCCCGACCGGAGCCgccctccccagccccgctccgcgGTCCCCGCCGGCGCTGTGACCCACCGGTGTCTCCCGGGCCAGGCGGAGCCATGGCGGGACGCAGAGCTGCCCTTAAGGCCGTGGACTGGGCGGCCTTCGCCGAGCGAGTGCCCCCGAACCAGCGAGCCATGTTCAACGCGCTGAAGACCCGCAACGATGCGCTGACGGCCCGGTGAGTGCCCGCCCCGCTCCGGCGGGGCCCGCTCAGCCCTCGCCCAACACCCAGCCGTGAGTGCTGCTGTCTGTCGCTCTCTGTGGTCCCGCAGGAGTGGCCTCGCAGGTATTAAAGCGGGTCACCTTGAGGCAGCTGGTGGCTTTTTTTGGCAAATCACCTTTAGTTAATCTTCCCCAGAGTAAACCCGTAGTTGCAGTTCTGTGAATGCACCTTGCTTTGGCTCAAGCTTTGTCACTGTTAAATGCTCTGCAAATTCATCTGTGGTTCTCAAATCCTTTAGCATCCTTCAGATACAAGTGCTGGCTGTTGCAGGGAATCTTGCTGATTGCCTCTGGCTCAGTGTTGTGAAACAGCCTCATCCTTCCTCTGGGGCTGCACCCAGAGGGGCTGAGTGAAAcggggcagagctgcaggctgaGTTCTGCCTGTCTGTCCAGAGGAGTCTGTTCCAAGGGCAGAGGGATTTGCAGAAATGGCATGTTTCAAACCTGGGAACACCTAAATTAAACACAGCAGGCTGTGCTGATGCTCAGGTTGCTGCTCATGTGTGCTGTGCTCCATCCTTTCAGGTTGGCTGCCCTACCAGAGAAGCCCCCGGCCATTGACTGGGCTTTCTACAAAGCTAATGTTGCCAAGGCTGGAATGGTGGATGAGTTCCAGAAGAAGGTCAGTCTCCTTGCCAGATGGGTATTGCTCTTTAGAGTTTAATTGGGGcatggagaggaaaaaaccagGATCAGCAGAGGAAGTTGGTTGTGTCACTATGAAAATTTGCCTCACAAGATTGGAGGCACCCACTGGGCTCAGATGGGTCTGGGAGCTTTGTTTTGGGGGCAATAACTATGTGATAGGGTAAGTCTGTGGTGTTGGACCTTCCAGCTTTCTTACAGTACTGTGAGGAACGGGTGGTGTGTGTGTCCTGGGGGTGGTGGACAGGACAGAGGAGATGTCTGGAAGCTCCTGGGTGAGCATCTGCTGCTtgggagggacagggaaagCTGCACTGATCACTTTTAGCTCATTAACATACGTGGTTGTGAGCAAATCCTAGGAAGACAGGAGGGAATGCTCCCCTGCTGCCGGGGAAGGTGACCTCGATGTGAAGGATTGTTTCAGTCAAacaaaccttaaaaaaatttgtcttttcaCTTTACAGTTCAGTGCGCTAAAGGTTCCTGAGCCAGTGGATACACAAACTGCCAAGATTGATGCCCAGGAGAAGGAAGCTGTAAGTGAACCATTCCCTACTGCTGGGGTTGTCCCTGCCTTCTGTGGGGATGGGAAAGGGTGAGAGGGAGGGGATGTTCTGGATGTGCCCCTGCACAGGAAGGGCAGTCTGagccagggcacagctctgcccttcaCACATGTCCCTGGCATTCTGAGCAAGGGGATCCCTGCACAGGGAAGGTTTGGCTGTTTGGGGTCTGCTGGAGATTCCATCAGTTACCCAGTGTAACAATGATGGATTTTAATGCCAACTGAAAATAGGGTGGGGGGGTGTGTGCAGGTTCACTCTGGGTCAGTGCCTTTATGATAACCACTCTCCCCACGTTCTCTGCTCTCTCCAGGCCAAGAGCACTGCTGAGTACATCCAGGCTTCCAAAGCCCGCATCGCCCAGTATGAGCAGGAGGTGAGGCTGAACTTTGCTTAGGCAACATTCTCTGGACCACACCCCTTGCTCTCCTGGGTGTGCTTTGCTCCTTCCTGCTGACCACTGACTTGTGATGTGTCTGTCCCTGCTTCCACAGCTCCAGAAGCTTAAGAACATGATTCCCTTTGAACAGATGACGTTTGAAGACTTGAGTGAAGCCTTCCCTGAAACCAAAGTGAGCAAGGAGAAATATCCATACTGGCCCCACAAGCCAATTGCTGATCTGTAAACTGATCAGGGAGCAG comes from Vidua macroura isolate BioBank_ID:100142 chromosome 19, ASM2450914v1, whole genome shotgun sequence and encodes:
- the KCTD2 gene encoding BTB/POZ domain-containing protein KCTD2, with product MAEGPPRGRTPSPGPGGAPGPPSPRAAGAAAGSAGALSSPAAAASKWVRLNVGGTYFVSTRQTLCREPKSFLCRLCCQDGPELGSDKDETGAYLIDRDPTYFGPILNYLRHGKLIINKELAEEGVLEEAEFYNIASLVRLVKERIRDNENRTSQGPVKHVYRVLQCQEEELTQMVSTMSDGWKFEQLISIGSSYNYGNEDQAEFLCVVSRELNNSTNGIVKEPSEKAKILQERGSRM
- the ATP5PD gene encoding ATP synthase subunit d, mitochondrial; its protein translation is MAGRRAALKAVDWAAFAERVPPNQRAMFNALKTRNDALTARLAALPEKPPAIDWAFYKANVAKAGMVDEFQKKFSALKVPEPVDTQTAKIDAQEKEAAKSTAEYIQASKARIAQYEQELQKLKNMIPFEQMTFEDLSEAFPETKVSKEKYPYWPHKPIADL